The Lathyrus oleraceus cultivar Zhongwan6 chromosome 5, CAAS_Psat_ZW6_1.0, whole genome shotgun sequence genome includes the window TCCCGGCTCCTCACCGAAAATCGCATTTCCATTACCGGAAATTTCTAttaagaataaaaaataatagcAGAAGCTTTCACTATATCTTTTTGGTCGACCTTTAAATTTTAAATTGAAATACTTATAATATATATTTGTGCTAATATAATACATTctttataattaaaataaaaaatagtgAGCGAGTGCTCACGTTATAATACACTTGAATAACTTACCCTTGAAGTTCAGTGGACTTTCCGTGTGTTGGACGTGTTTTGGATTTTAAAGAACACGCCATCATTTTATTTGTGAACATGTCCTTATAGAATCCCATTTAAAGACACACGTTAATTTAACTGGTTTTACAAATGAACCAACCAGTCACGTTCTGGTTAATAACAAAGTAGTAATGATAGTGTAAAGTAGTGACACTATTAGAGTATAGTTTGGGAATCCGTGGGATTTGAGTAACAAGTTTCGGACAAAAAAGTCCAAGATAAGCCATAGACTTGGGAGGTTTCACAATAAATTGAGTTAGTTAAGAGAATGGTCAAGTCAACCACTAAGAAGACCAAGAAAGTGTATACTCTATCCTTCTTTACATTAGTCTTCCAATTCACACAAATTAAATAActataaaaagaaaaaatatcATATCTACAATTAAAATAGACTTGCCGTTGAATTATGGTTATGTTTCGCAAAACATTTTTTTTAACTTATAATTTGAGTTTATATGAGTAATAAATAACATGTATCATAATAGTCTTTTCATcataaatttataatttattttttaaatattatattaaataatattttaatttataatttgtaGTTTATGATTTATAATTTATcatttttttgttattattaatttAATGAAAAATCTATTATTATTCTTTTTagttattttaatttaaataaataattatatattaaatgtctttcatattttttaaatttatttaaaccgttaattttatcgaacacttcAATCAATTTATTACTAtaaattattaataattaattattttgGAGAGTCATTTCATGATTTTGAAGATCGGGTAGATTAATCACAATTTAATAAGGACAAAATAGATATTATAATTCTAGAAAAAATTGAGACTTTACAGCGCTGTAAAACTTGTTGTACTCACTCAAAGCCTACTCTCTACACTACACTAGCTCCATGTCAATTCAATAACATGAATGCATTCTCTAATATCTTTATGAAATAATTGATTCTCTCAAAATTAGTGTATAATACTCCCTCAATTTTAAAAAGAATATAGATGAAATTAATAATATTGTcataaaatattatatttttactaagttaacctaataaatatgttaaaaatatatataaaataatcATTAAATGATacaattaaaaaaatattattatttttacattaaaaagtaaaaataatattattttgaaataaattgtATTTGTTAAAACGATCTTTTTGAAACGAAAAGAATTATTGGTTTAATTAGGAGACCTAACCATTTaattgttatatatatatatatatatattatatatatatatatatatatatatatatatatatatatatatatatatatatatatatatatatataaagaaatCATATTTAAATAATATATCATTATCATTCTCTTTTAACACACATTCTTAATTACTACAAACCAACGAATTATTAGAAGCAGCAAAATAGATAGATTGAATGAACAGTAACAATTATTAGAAGTAACGATATATAATTAAAATGATCGATTAAATTCATTCAATTCACAAACTTTTTATTTAATGGAGAAACACCCAACCACCACTGTCAAAACCTCACCACAATCTATTCATTTCAATCATTAAACTTTTTCCACAGATAATTAAATAAAGACATTAATTACTGTATACTGTCAGTGTAAAATATTTTATACAATAAATTCATCACCATTACTCGTAtgtattattttatagatttttaaaataaaagtcaaacttatttcaatatccaacgACTATGATTAACTGATAGTACTGtcaatgtatttcaattaaattcttAAATAAATCTACTCAATCAGAGCGAACTTTATGAAAACCATAGTAATATAaatattattaattaaataatataattCAAAAATTAATTGATTTTATATTAAATCTTTTTAAAAATTAGTCTATTTTCATACAATTTTTAATAAAATAGTATTCTTTGAAGACACAAGAACATCATTGAAAACATATTGGGAACCTACACTCATTATATTATGCAACCATTGCAAAGTCAAGATAATGTTACCATCAGTGGTTCAATCATAAAGAAAAAAATGTTGCCGTCAATGGGAAAGCCTTTTTCTTCTTGACTAAGGATGAGACTAACATCTCAATattctttatatatatatatatatatatatatatatatatatatatatatatatatatatatatatatatatatatatatatatatatatatatatatatatatatatggggTGGATTTTGTCATTCTTTTTTGTAATtatattttttacaaaaaataaataaatatattttattaaaatttattaaataGTAAGTTCTGCTATTAAATCACAAACTAAAATGAACATAcaattttaaattaaaaattaatgtataataataaaaaataaaataaagaatattTCTTTTATTAAAATTGATAAAAATAATAAGATTCATTGTACATACCACACATATAATCTATGggaaaaaacaaaaatataagAATTATTTTGTTTTTGCGTGTCTTTTAAATGCGCGTCTATAGAGGAAAGGACGAAATTAATTGCACGAGAATTCTTTCTCACTTTCCTCCTCCTTTCCCATTTCTCACTTGCAATCCTATCGTTATATAGTTTTTATATCACAAAACTATTCaaaccattcatcataaatttATATCACAAAACCACCTCAAACCTTATTCTTCTACATGGAACCAACGTGCGTCGATACTTCTCTCAACCTCAACCTTGCCCCTTCTCAAGAAACAGACGTTGCTATGGTTAGTATACACTATACTATAAAAGTTATTTTTTCTAACATATTGAAAAAGTTAACTAATGATTGAGATAATTCAGGTTGCTAAGGTTCTGGTTGAAGAGTTGGAGCGTCTAAGTAATGAAAATAAGAAGTTAACTGAGAGGTTAAACCTCATGTGCGACAATTATATTGCTTTGCAAAACCATTTAAACGAGTTCAAGAGTCAAGAAACAGTGATCACGCCATCGAGGAAGAGAAAGATTGATTGCATTGAAAATTGCACCACTACTTCTAAGGAAGAAACATTCAAACATAACTCTTGTCCGAAAATTTCTAAGGTTCTTGTTCGCACAGATGCATCCAACACCAGCTTAGTAAGTTCTTCTACAAATATCATATGATAATTTGATTTATTAATTCTTGGAACTATATATATAATAAGATATTAATTTTTTATCATTCTTCTTTGTTATATAGTATGTGAGAGATGGATATCAATGGAGAAAATATGGTCAGAAAGTTACTAGAGATAATCCATCTCCTAGGGCTTACTTCAAGTGCTCTTTTGCTCCTTGTTGTCCTGTGAAGAAGAAGGTGCAGAGAAGTGTAGAAGACCCAAACGTGTTAGTGACAACATACGAAGGAGAGCACAACCATGCACATCACCAAGCACAAACATCACCGTCAAACCAAAGTGAAACCTCTACGCATAATTTTGTTCCTTCTCCACTAGCTTCAACGCATGACTGGGTCGTGCCGAGAAAGTTAGTGGTTGACAATGGTGCTCAAAGGTCGTCTATACACCAGTTGTTAGTTCAGCAATTGACAACTTCTTTGACAAGAGATCCTAATTTCACAACAGCACTTGCTACGGCAATTTCTGGAACAATTTTGGATGGATGGGAAAAACGGTGATTGAATTCAGACATGGACTTGTATcaatagttttttttttattttttattttgcaTCGTTATTTCTAGGTTTGATAGTAGTAATTAGGGatgttcaaaaccaaaccaacccaatagaaaaccgcaaatcaaaccaaaccaaatcgaaaccgcaaaaaaccgtatttggttcggattcgtttggatcattttttaataaaaccgcacggtttggtttggtttgcggtttgtattttgcaaaccgaactaaaccaaaccaaaccgcattatgttacaacccaaagttcgcttatcccacatccaacccaaacctcaaacctagtatgccttaaccttacaattacaaacgattttctcttaatcacacttaggatttcaatttcaaccttcttaaatctctcatagtagtatcacacattcttctcatcttcttttccatgtaggtctcgcatattctactctaataagtcatctattatgttctttcttttttatcttttatgttactattttctctttcaattacgtttttattgcacttttcttctcaatctcgcatctcttatgttctttttttcatcttctctaatctctcatctcatatgttttttttatgttttattataatgtctttgatattattttatgttactatttatattggtcttttattccacttttgtctaatctggttttttgtatattgaatgaaacatttttgtctaaatacgatgaattttgatgttatttagtaatgtatgaatgactaaacacaaagttatgtcgTTATATATAGGAGTCTATatggctcaataaaaatattataaaaaaccgaaccaacccaaaccgcattaatttggtttggttttatttttaaaagtcaaCCGAACAAAACCAAACCGCATgtttttttctcttgcggttcgggtgatttttatcgcaaaaaccgcccaaaccgcaccgcgaacacccctagtAGTAATAACATAGAAGTAGAAAGAGTAACGAGtatttttttttatgaaataaaatcaaaatggaTATCTAGAAAATATATCCATTATATATGACTACTTATATCATTTAATATATAATATGGTAGTAAGTTTGTTTATAAAATTTATACtaacattattattattttttagtTAAATATGTTTACAATCTtaattttcttaattttttttattttttatttagtTTAGTCTCCACAATTTTAATAAATAAGGTGCTTTTAGTTACTACTTGTTTTGAATCTGAAACAAAATTATGTTTGAATTGTGAGGTTGAACTTTCGATGTGGTGTTGCGAGTTTTTGGTGCGGTAGAACTTAGGGAGGACCTGTAAGATTAGCACTCCAACATTTAAATTAGTGAATGAGTCTAAAAGGGGTAGAGTGAAGTATGAAAAATGTGTGTACCGTGAATCTTATGTATATGAGAAAATACATACTTTTGGATCAAATAGTTATTGGACTTTTTTTGGAGTAATAAATGGGTCTTTCTTATTGGATCTTTGGCTGACCCATAACAATTGCCCCCAGACTTGTCATGAAGTGTTGAGTGGGAAGTCTTTTGGACTCATTCTGGTCGCAAAGCGTTAGACCGATCGTCTGTAGTCATGGAGAACTCTAGATTCGATCGCAAAGGGAGTGAGAGACAAGTGCATTAAAATGTCGGTATTGATGTCACTTTGCTTCACATGTTCACATACATGTGGCCTACCATTCCATAAGTTATGGTGAGATGCTTTAACTAGGATGCTTGAGTGCGCGCAAGTACTATTATGATTCCAATGTAAGGATTTTACCATTGCTTTTATCTACACATCATATTACAACTTGGACATTCGATTGATCTGACTCGCTCTCCAATATAAtgaaaatttattttttaaaaggACTTTTCGTTTACCTCTTTCCTTGAGTTATGTTGCTATCTTGTAACCTCGTTTGTTTTATGAACTCCTGCGACCTTTGATCTTCTCATCATTTTGTTGATTTAAGGTTCATAACTTTAAGGCATTGTGTCCTTCGAGCTTTCCTCATTATTTCAGCAATTTCGTCCTCTTCTCATCATTATGCTTGGATTGTGATGTTGGACTATTGACGTGGTGTTGCAAGCTTCTAGTGCGGTGGAACACAAGGGAGGGCCTACAAGATTAGTACTTCAATGTCCAAGTTAGTCAATGAGTCTAAAAGAGGTAGAGTGAAGTATGAAAAGTGCATGTACCTTGAATCCTATGCATGTGAGAACATATATACTTCTAGATCAAAACGTAATTGGACTTTCTTTGGCCTAATAAGTGGGTTTTCTTTATTGGGTTTTTGGCTGATCCAAAACAGTTGCCCCCATACTTGTTGTGGTGTCGGGTGAGAAATCTTTTGGAATCGTTCTGACCAGAAAAGGGTTAGAACGATCATCAGCATCCGTGGAAAACTATTGTTCTAATCGCGAAAGGAATGAGACCCAAGTGAATTAAATGTCGGTAATGTCGTCGCATTGTTTCACACGTTTCCATAAATATGTCCTCCCATTCCGCAAGTTATGGTGTGATGCTTTAACTAGGATGTTTGAGTGCGCTTAAGTACTGTTGTATTTCCAATGCAAGGATCTGACTATGTCTTTCTATCTACCCACTGACGTGCAATTTGGACCATCGATTTGTCTGGCTCGCTCTCTTATATAACAACAATTTGGTTGTCAAAAGAAATTTTCGTTTACCTTTCCCCTTGAATTTCGTTGCTACCTTGTAACCTCATTTCTCTTACGAACTCCGACGACCTTTGATCTTCTCATCATTTTGTTGATATAAGGTTTGTAACTTTGAGGCGTTGTGTCTTTCGAGCTTTCCTCGTTATTTCAACACTTTCGACCTATTCTCATTTTTCCAAGTATTATTTGTCTCTTTACCCATATATAATATATTTCCTTATCTATAATGGCCAATATAGGGAATGTTCCTACGAATGCATCGAATGAATCTGACGATGGAGATTATTTGTTGTTGTGTCTGAGGTTGACCACCCATACCTTTTAGATATTTTATATGGTTACCCTTTAAAGGTTAATCATTTTGTCAATGACCCAAATGTACTAAGTGGTAACCCTAGGTCTGGTTTGGGTCCTGCAGAGGATGGTAGCGATCCTGACGTAAGGGAGGTTGTTGTTTGCATCGCCTCCCTTCTCGAGCTTATTCAAATTTCAACACTACTTTGGTTATCTATGAAGAGTGTTAGACTTATTATTATGTTCAACTTCTTAGGGTGATGCCTGAAGGGGTTCCCACTAGTATAGAGACGTGCTTGAAGCAGAGGTTGCTGATAGGCTTGTTATGTGTGAGTTCCTTGATGTATTTCTTAAGGATGTTAGTGATTTTTCGTCGGAGCGTGAAATGGAGTTCACCATAGATTTAGTACCTAGTACTATACCTGTGTCGATGGTACCATATAGAGTATCCACGTCAGATTTAAGCGAGCTGAAGAAATAATTACAAGATCTGTTAGAGAAGAAGCTTGTCATACCTAGTACGTGTTGTGGGGAGCGCCAatgttattggttaagaagaaatATGGGAGaatgaggttgtgtgtggattatCAGCAGTTGAATTGGATTACTATTAAGAACAATTATCTTCTTCCTAGGATTGACGACCTTAGGGATCAGttggttggagcttgtgtgtttatCAAGATTAATCTACGATCAGGTTGCCATTAAATTTGAGTAATGTTAGAAGATATTCCGAAGATTATGTTTAAAACTCGTTACGGTCTTTATGAGTATTCGGTGATGCCATTCAGTCTGATTAATGTTCCAGAAGtattcatggagtacatgaataaGATTTTCCATCCTTACTTGGATCGGTTTcttgtggtgttcatagatgatattttggtgtattccAATTTAGATGAAGAGCATGTAGGACAATTGAGAGTTGTGTTTCATACCTTGAAATATAAGAAGTTGTATGCTaagttgtccaagtgtgaatCTAGGTTAAAATAcgtgagtttccttggtcataTGATCGCCAGTGGAGTAATAGCAGTTGATCCATCGAAGGTAGACGCAATGTTGCAGTGGGAGACTCCTAAGTCGGTTactgagataagaagttttatGGGTTTGGTTGGTTACTGTAGAAGGCTTATGAAGGGATTTTCAAAGTTGGGCTTGTCTTTGACTCATTTGACCCGTAAAGGGAAATCTTTTGTGTGGGATGTTCATTGTGAAGAAATTTTCCAAGAGCGGAAGAAGAGGTTGACGTAGGCACCAATTTTTATATCACCAGATGCAAGTGAATTTTTTGTTGTATATTGATCGATCTCAaattctacttgttttctgacactcattcggTACATATTCATgaagtcggtaacacattatTCTAGTTGTTTATATTATTTTGTTTAGTAAAATAGATGTTTGCATTTCCATTCGGTTTTGATTATTATCTTTGGTTTTCGTCAATGTACTTCATTTTATGTCTCCTTATGGTAGTTTGATtggtttcaggtgtaagcaaGAATACCCAAAGACTCGCCAAGGGAATCGGGCGTTCTAGGCTCGTCGAAAGCAGAATTTTGAAGGTATAGTAGccctgacacgaccacccgtgttGCTTGACACGACCTGTGTCAAGGGAAGGAAGGCCAGGTGCTAAAACAGGGAGCTGgcacgggtgcccgtgtcagctgacacgggccgtgttgaaGAGTGGGCATCAGAAAGCCAACACGGTCGGTCGTGTTTTCTGACACGGCTAGTGTTGGCTTGGACACCTCATCTTCTATTTTTTCCTGTATTTTGGCATTGCTGATCCTGGAGGGCATTATGGACATTTGCTACATCAAATATTTGATCCGTAACTATTTATGGGACTTTTGGAGACTAAGAACGGGAACTTTTTACACGATAAAGAATTGGTATTATTGAGATTGGGACGATCAAGAGTTGCGGAGAACAGAGGTCCTTCAAGAGCGGATGTGATTGAAGATCAACGAGATTCTCTTATTCTTGTAATGTCTATATTTTATATTGTAccttatttgaataatatgagtgGCTAAACCCCCAATGCCAGGGGGATGTTCTTGAATTGATCGTGTAATGACTATGAATTGATAATTTCCTTAATATTATGTTTGTTTGTCAATTTCATTGTGCAGTGTTTATAATGCTTTCATTGTCAAAAAAAATAAGGATTGTTATATGGTTAACAATTTGCgggattgcaattgttaaggtttttgcACAGTTAAAttgtagtagatatcacctaggactagggataccctatggttaccggtTATATCTTGTTATTTCAAAAGGCTTGGTTTCATTTTAATCGCCTAAGGACTTAGAGATTAgaatgaatgaccaaaggtttccATCTAAAGTTTTAGGAGGAAACAATTTTAAGATCTGGTAATTGCAATTTTGAACTGTTTAAGGAGATATACATTCAAGGTCATTACAGGAGATATTCATACACCATCTTTGGCATAATATTATAAATTGTGTAAAAGATTTATTCTGTTTCATTTGTCATTCCATTATACAGTAACTTATTACAAACCCTCAATTATTTGTTTTGTTCAATTGAATCACAATTTAAACTCATATTGTTgcgcagtcctcgagatcgatattTGGGAAACGTCCCTATTGTTACTACAttggcaaaatagtacacttgctattttcccgatcaagtttttggcgccgttgccggggactgccaaatATAATGTTTAAATTActtcaattgaaattttgttgctccACAACTAAATTTTATTTTTCGTTATTTTAatcatttattttgtttaatatcaactaatttgtgtctgatatttgtatgcgaggtaaggcctcaactgattttccttttgacgcagaacTCGAAAGTACCTTGCGGGCAAGACTCATACAAGCTCGATTGGCAAGACTGGAATTAAAAGAAGAACAACCTTCCATTCATTCAGGTTCAGATTCAGgttcagagagagagagagagagagataatGGGGGAGAACCCACCGCCACCAGAAAGACTGTTGGGTGACTACGGATGTGCAAATGCACCAACCGGCAGATtaacaattgtcaaccaaccagtgaaTATGGCTAATTTCCAGTTACATCCTAGTATTATTAATCAACTTGAAAGGAATCATTTCACTGGAAAGGTAAATGAAGATGTAAACAAGCATTTGCAGAGGTTTCTGACCAATAGCAACACTTtaaaaattgatggtcacaccgAAGAAGCTAAGAAGTTGAGAATGTTCTTGTTCACCTTAGCGGAAGAAGCCGAAGAATGGTTTTATTCTCTCCCAGGCGGTAGCATTACATCTTGGGAAGATATGGAAAAAGCCTTCctaaatgagtattttccagcgtCGGTTTTTCTAAGGaagaggtatgaaattctgaattttaagCAGAAGGACGGGGAATCCTTGGGAGACGCctacaagagattcaagagagtcCTAGTAGCCTGCCTAAATCATAATATGGATCCAACATAACAGatgcagatgtttgtgaatggTCTCAAAATAAATACCAAACAATTGATTGATACCGCAGCTGGTGGCTCTACtaatttctcaacagccaccaGTATCAAAAAGGCCATTGAAGTTATTACTGTTAATGAGCACTTGGAGTTGTACGACATATGTGTAAGTAAACTAGAAGGGGTTATCGATTTAAAGCTAGAAACCAATAAAATCCGTATCGAAGATATTATAGCTGCTAAAGTTGAGAAGAAGCTGAAGGCTATAAATATAGGTACCTAATAAGTGGCACAAGTCCAACCTGCTCCTATTGTCTGTTGTGAGATTTGTAATGGTCCTCACCAAACGGTGTATTATTTTGCAACTCCTCAACATGTTAAGGAAATcaaatttttgaagcagaataatccctattccaacacgtacaatccgggttggaagaatcatcccaatttcTCATGGAAATACCAGAAAGGGAACGCTCCTCAACAAGGTCAAtaccaaactcaatatcaacaacaacaacaagcccctaagaaagctgattgggagattgccattgaaagaatggcagctcataatgttcaattccaagaagaaacccgaaataatcagaaaaacaccagtgcatccataaaaaatcttgaagtccAGATGGGTCAAATAGCATAGAAATGGCCTCgagttctcaagcacaaggtgctctacctagtgcaactatgacaaatcctagagagcataataatgtgagcGCAATGACAACAAGAAGCGGTAAATCTCATGAAGTACTCGAGGAGACAGCTGAAGAGGAAGATCAATTGATCGAAGTGGATCttgagatcaaagaaaatgaagttgtaAGGGAAGAATTGGTTGCACCGAAACAAGTGGTGAAATAAAAAGTCACTGAACCTAAGCCGACCATTAAGCTTCCTTTTCCCACCAGAAACAAGAAAAAGGGGcaacatgagaaaaactttgaTAAGTTCCtagagttgttcaagaagctAGAAATTAACATTTCGCTTTTGGAAgcacttgaacaaatgcctacttatgccaagttcatgaaagacatcattTCTAAGAGGCGTACCATCGACACCAACCCAATTATTCTAACCGAAACTTGTAGTGttattttgcagggtatgaagatcacaatgaagaagaaagatcgaggagcggtcactattccttgtaccatCAGAGATAGGTCATTCAAAAAGGATCTTATTGATCTAGGAGCAAGTGTGAGTCTCATGccgttatccatttacaagaagcGGGGTATAGGGGTTGTGCAAGATACCAGGATGACACTCCAATTCGCCGATCATTCGGTTAAGAAACCTTATGTTATTGTTGAAGATATTATAGtgaaaattgacaagtttgtatTCCCGGTGGATTTCGTGATTCTAGAAATGCCTGAAGATGAAGAGATTCCTTTCATTCCTGGGAGACCCTTTTTAGAGACGGGAAGATGCTTGATCAACATAGAAGAAGTAATTATGACTTTGAAGGTTTATGATGAGGAATTAAAGATTGATGTTTGAAACACCatgaaatacaaagatgatatttGCACCAGTCATACTATAGAGGTTATGGATCAATTGATTATGTATAATAGTCCTTTGAGTGCACCGCAGTTACCTTTGGAAAGAGTGTTAAGTTTGTCCATTTTCGATGGGGATAAAGAAGTGGACAACGGGGAATCTGAAGTGTTGGCCATGATGGACACACAACCCGCTTGGAAAGGATCTCGACCACACTGGTGGGAAGATTTACGATTATCTCAAACCAGTGAGGAGAATAAAGAGTCCAAGAAGAGAACGAATTTGAAACAACTTCCTAAGAatctcaaatatgtttttctttattCTGAAGGTAAGTGCCCAGCTATAATGAATTCGAGCCTCAAGAATGTCTAAGAATAGAAGCTCATCCAAGTcctaaaaaaatacaaaaatattatTGGATGGGAAATTGAGGACTTGAAAGGTATTAGCCCTGCGGTgtgcatgcataaaattctcatggaagacGACCACAAACCGGTGGTCCAACCTTAAAAAAGACTCAACCCGGCAATGAAAGAAGTAGTTTGGAAAGAAGTGGTGAAATTGCTAGTCACGGGTTTTATCTATCCTATTTCTGACAGCCCGTGGATGAGTTTGGTGCATGTGGTCCCCAAAAAGGGAGGGACCACAGTCATAAGAAACGAGAAGAATGAGTTGATCCCTACAAGGACAGTTACAGGTTGGTGCGTGTGTATTGACTACAGGAGGTTAAACATAGCAACTATGAAGGACCACTTCCAGTTTCCATTCGTTGATGAAATGTTGGAAAGGCTAGCCGGTCATGATTACTACTATTTTCTAGATGGATCCTCCGGGTATAATCATATTGATGTTGCTCCAGAAGACCAAGAGAAGACAAAATTCACATGCCCTTATGGCGTGTTTGTTtacagaagaatgccattcgggttGTGTAATGCTCCAGCCACTTTCCAACGTTGCATGACTTCCATCTTTACTGACATGCTTGAAAGGCGTATGGAAGTgttcatggatgacttttcggTCTTTGGATCATTGTTTGATAACTGTTTAACAAACCTTTCTCTTGTTTTAGACAGGTGCCAGAAAacaaatttaattttaaaatgggagaaatgtcatttcatggtgcgagaaggaatagtcttgggtcacaaaatttcctaCAAGGGAATTGAAGTCGACCAAGCAAGAATGGAAGTGATATCTAAACTCCCGCCTCCGGTTAACGAGAAAGGTGTCAAGAGTTTCTTATGACACACGGGTTTTTACCGCAagttcataagagatttctctaaAATTGCCAAACCGCTGACCACTCTATTGGTCAAGGATAAGGCTTTTATGTTCGACAAAGAATGCACCACAGCTTTTGAGACAttgaaaaaaattaatttcaacACCGATTGTTACTGCCCCAGATTGGTCTCTTCCGTTcgagatcatgtgtgatgctagtgatatTGTTGTAGGGGCAGTTCTAGGACAACAGGGAGAGAAGTTGCTACGTGTCATTTACTTTGCTAGTCATGTGCTAAATcctgcacagatgaactatgcAACTACTGAGAAGGAGCTATTTGTCGTGTT containing:
- the LOC127087783 gene encoding probable WRKY transcription factor 40 — translated: MEPTCVDTSLNLNLAPSQETDVAMVAKVLVEELERLSNENKKLTERLNLMCDNYIALQNHLNEFKSQETVITPSRKRKIDCIENCTTTSKEETFKHNSCPKISKVLVRTDASNTSLYVRDGYQWRKYGQKVTRDNPSPRAYFKCSFAPCCPVKKKVQRSVEDPNVLVTTYEGEHNHAHHQAQTSPSNQSETSTHNFVPSPLASTHDWVVPRKLVVDNGAQRSSIHQLLVQQLTTSLTRDPNFTTALATAISGTILDGWEKR
- the LOC127078914 gene encoding uncharacterized protein LOC127078914 translates to MQMFVNGLKINTKQLIDTAAGGSTNFSTATSIKKAIEVITVNEHLELYDICVSKLEGVIDLKLETNKIRIEDIIAAKVEKKLKAINIGASVSLMPLSIYKKRGIGVVQDTRMTLQFADHSVKKPYVIVEDIIVKIDKFVFPVDFVILEMPEDEEIPFIPGRPFLETGRCLINIEEVIMTLKVYDEELKIDV